One Cyanobium sp. Tous-M-B4 DNA segment encodes these proteins:
- the dacB gene encoding D-alanyl-D-alanine carboxypeptidase/D-alanyl-D-alanine-endopeptidase — protein MAPLKTPAKRQLLLRLSGVHALGLVLAVGPATALAQQVPLAQQVPLASLPPLPPPVGLPQLQAQLSCPALQQRLLATVAGEASVWSITIADGQGRLLADLNGNRPRIPASNQKLVSTAYALDRLGPDYRLNTQLWRLGDGSFRLTGEGDPDLALPQLQRFAMLALGSGGSSGETPSLVRLQIAEEPRQAWWPQGWHPDDRYYAYGAPITRLAVTSNAINEAVMNPPSRLQTLLQKTMVQRGAKVQVSLVSSRAPLPGDAVLLHQEPSAPMHNLLSLANTESHNFTAEVLLRQGAGTWDLARAAQLQMLWLTEQGLPMQGVRVADGSGLDRANRLTSRFLAALLLRMDQHPYGRAYLASMAVAGQRGTLRNLYVGTPLQGQFYGKTGTISGVRSISGVLMTGAGPRYVSAISNGASSPNVTIGRVLRQAQNSQLCPP, from the coding sequence ATGGCCCCTCTCAAAACCCCTGCTAAGCGTCAGCTTCTGCTGCGCCTTTCTGGTGTGCATGCCCTTGGGCTCGTTTTGGCGGTTGGGCCAGCCACTGCCTTGGCCCAGCAGGTGCCCTTGGCCCAGCAGGTGCCCCTGGCGTCCCTACCGCCCCTGCCCCCACCGGTTGGCCTGCCCCAGCTGCAGGCTCAGCTGAGCTGTCCGGCCCTGCAGCAGCGGCTGCTTGCCACCGTGGCTGGCGAGGCTTCTGTGTGGAGCATCACCATTGCCGATGGGCAGGGCCGCCTGCTGGCCGACCTCAACGGCAACCGGCCCCGCATTCCAGCTTCCAACCAGAAGTTGGTGAGCACGGCCTATGCCCTGGACAGATTGGGCCCTGACTATCGACTTAATACCCAGCTCTGGCGGCTGGGTGATGGCAGCTTCCGACTCACCGGTGAGGGTGACCCCGACCTGGCCCTGCCCCAGCTGCAGCGATTCGCCATGTTGGCGCTGGGATCGGGTGGCAGCAGTGGTGAGACGCCTTCGCTGGTGCGGTTGCAGATCGCCGAGGAGCCACGCCAGGCCTGGTGGCCCCAAGGTTGGCACCCGGACGATCGCTACTACGCCTACGGCGCCCCGATCACCCGGCTAGCTGTCACCAGCAATGCAATTAACGAGGCGGTGATGAATCCGCCTTCGCGGCTGCAGACCCTGCTGCAGAAAACCATGGTTCAGCGGGGAGCCAAGGTGCAGGTGTCGCTGGTCTCGTCCCGCGCCCCCCTGCCCGGTGATGCGGTGCTGCTGCATCAGGAGCCATCGGCGCCGATGCACAACCTGCTGAGCCTGGCCAACACCGAAAGCCACAATTTCACCGCCGAGGTACTGCTGCGACAGGGGGCTGGCACCTGGGATTTGGCCCGAGCTGCCCAGCTTCAGATGCTTTGGCTCACCGAACAGGGCCTGCCGATGCAGGGGGTTCGAGTTGCCGATGGCAGTGGCCTCGACCGCGCCAACAGACTCACCAGCCGCTTCTTGGCTGCGTTGCTTTTGCGCATGGATCAGCACCCCTACGGCCGCGCCTATCTGGCGTCGATGGCGGTTGCGGGCCAGCGGGGCACCTTGCGCAACCTTTATGTGGGCACACCCCTGCAGGGACAGTTCTATGGCAAAACAGGCACGATCAGCGGTGTGCGCTCCATCAGTGGCGTGCTGATGACGGGGGCCGGGCCCCGCTACGTAAGCGCCATTAGCAATGGCGCCAGTTCGCCCAACGTCACTATTGGCAGGGTGCTGCGTCAAGCGCAAAACAGCCAGCTGTGCCCCCCCTAG